From Quercus robur chromosome 8, dhQueRobu3.1, whole genome shotgun sequence:
GGGAGTATGAAGCAAAGGATGAAAGAATACAAAAATACCTAAGGCTGACGAAGTATTTGGCACAAGAGTTTAATCGGGTATTTTTCACACAGGTCCCTAAAAGCCAGAATATAGGGGCCGACGAGCTAGCGAAGCAAGCGTCATCAGAAGTAGGAACAACAAGTACAAACTTAAATATGGAAGTCCAAAAACAACCTAACATTGAAGAGGTCCTCACCTTTGCAATCTAAAGCAAAAGTAGCTAGATGACCCCAATCCTATCCTACCTCCAAGATGGATGGCTTCCATGAGACATCGAGGAGGCCAAGAAAGTCAGGAAGAAGGCAGCCAGGTTCACAATACTGAACAAAGCTCTGTATGAAAGAGGTTTCTCCATGCCTTACTTGAAGTGTCAACCAAGGTGAAGCCGAATACATTCTGAAAAAGATCCATGAAGGAATATTTGGAGACCATGCAGGCCCAAGATCCCTGGTAAGTAAGATCATCAGAACAGGTTACTTCTAGCCTATTATGTAGAAGGGAGTTTGTCAAGagatgcgacaaatgccaaaggtttggAAATGTTCAACGCATCCCAGCAGAGAGACTGATGCCAATAGCCTCTCCATGGCCATTTTCCTAATAGGGGATTGATATCGTCAGTCCATTACCCCAAGGTAAGAGACAGGTAAAATTTTTACTGATCgctattgactatttcacaaagTGGGTTGATGCAGAAGCACTATCAACCATCACGGAGGCAAGGATCCAGAActtcgtgtggaagaacataGTTTGCAGATTCGAGATACCACAGACGATCATATCGGACAACGGGCGACAGTTTGATAGTCAAAGCTTCAGGAACTTTTACTCAGGGTTAGGGATTAAGAACCAATTCTTGTCCCCAGGTCACCCACAAGCCAAGGGTCagacaaaagtgacaaaccaaacactgctcaagatcatcaaagcCTAGTTGGAGGATGCAAAGGGCGTTTGGCCAGAAGAGTTACCTAATGTCttgtgggcatacaggactaCAACAAGAACCCCGACAGAAGAATCCCCCTTCAGACTCACCTATGCACCAAAGTAGTAATCCCAGTTGAAGTGGGAATCACTAGTATGAGACGAGAAGTCTTCCATAAAGGTAGCAATGATGATCAGTTGAGAGTCAACTTGAACTGCTTGGACGAAGTCAGAGACGGAGCATCCCATAAGATGACGAGGTACCAGCAAAAGATGGCCGAGTACTACAACAAGAGGGTGAAGCTCAGATGACTTAACATAAAAGACCTCGTCCTGTGCAAAGTCACACTTGCTacctaggggtggcaaaatccgACTCGAccggcaaccaaacacaactaACCCATTTATAAACAAGTCATGAGTTGAGGTTAAACGGGTTCGGGTCATATTCGAGTTTACATAgctgacccgtttattaaacgggtcgtGTTCATGTTCAACATGTTTAACCCATTTGACCTGATTAGCTTATAAAGTTAATTTTACCATTATACCCTTATAACCTAGGTATATAAGCTTAGATATTTGGTCTTCCCCTCAAAACTAGTCACTAGACCTCATGcctctctcaaatctcaatctcaatctcatGTCTCTTCATTTTCGTCGTTAATCTTTACTCTGtctttgacttttcttcttctccttaaaCTCCAATCGCCCCTCTTTCATCTACACTACACTACAGATACAGATCTACAAATTGATTCTAtactataaaatcaaaattctagCCTTCCCATGTCTCTCAACCTTCTACTCTCTCTTCCCCTCAAATCCCTAGCggacccctttaatttctctcctCCTCAAAACCGTGGTTGCCCTCTGttctttttcttcaactttCAACCACCGAATCCACTGACAAGttatatatgttatatatatttttgttttgttttcttactaatgaaattttcaataaattgtagattttttttactGTGTTAATCATTATCATGTTGAATTTTTAGTACTAATAGTAgacttgtttgtttgtttttcttgttgattttaaaataattaggtCTAGCTCTAtgatttcttttcaagtttctttgtatttgtcatcttaaaataaaataattgtagatTCGTTCATTTATGTTGTTAATCACtatgatattgattttttttttttttttttgagataaaagatagaagTTTTATTAGATAAAGTATAATAAACAGGGCATAAGATCCTTGAAACATCAAAATAGGGGAAAACCAAACCttattctacaaaaaaaataaaaactgcaGAAAAACTacactgcagaaaaataacattgaGCAGAAAACATCATTGTGCAGAAAAATAGACACAGCACAAAATAACACTGTGTAGAAAACACCACTGTGCAGAAAACAGACACTGCAGAAAAACAGACACTGTGCAAAAAATccatttgttttgtgtttatcACTATACTTGTGATTTTAGTACTAATAGGAGAtcttgatataaaaaataaaatttgatctGTTTAGTTTTTGCTGATTTTAAAATAATCTACCTTGCTCTATGATTTCTTCTCAAGTTTTTTCTATTTCTGtcaacttaaaataaaataattgaagatccatttgtttttttttatgttaatcaCTGTAATGTTAACAGTTTAGTACTAATAGtagatttgtttgtttgttttgttgattttaaatttatttgtcattctttaatttttcttagaattactaaatttcttatcaaaaatttttctttaaattggtCTAGATGGAAAGTGTTGAGATGATTCCTATTGACATTAAGTGTGAAGGAAAATACATTGACTTACAAGATGAACTTGATGAAGTGGCTGAACTTCCTCCGCCAAAGAAGGATAAGACTAAGTCTAAGAATAAAGACAAATAACAAAGACTACAAAAGGAGGAGCACTTCAACTGTTTGGCGTTACTTTCAAATGCTTCCtacaaaagatgaagaaaagccTACATGCAAATGCAAGAAGTGTGGAAAGGAATATATTGCTGCCGGAGCATATGGTACTAGAAATTTGAAGCGCCATTTGGAGTTATGTCCAAGGAAATTTGAAGCGCCATTGAGCATTCCTATTTCTATAGTTGTAGATATagttaatgtattttttatttacatgttgGCTAAATGAGTTCTAAGTTTtatgatgattttttaaaaagaaaataatatatatgtcaaaaagGTTTTGGATTTCCCATATGtcaatgtttattttaaatattaatcatGAAAAGGTGTAGAGAAAAGTTTAAATGGCAGAAAAGTTGCTCTATGGACAGAGGAATTGAGTCATCAAAATAGAACATATAGAATATGCACAATATTTTAGAGAATTTAGTGGAATAAATTGAGATGAATGATGCATGATGGTATGGTTGACCAATATTATACAAATTATATTCAtgcatattcaaaatataatagTTTCTAGATGTTTTTTAGCAGACTTGGTAGACAGTAGACACTACAAGTTTATTACCAGTAATTACTACTATGCAAAtgacttatttatttaattgattcaTTGCTTCAATTGCTTGATTGCCTACAGtttctaaatttcttatttataatGCATAGAtaagtttttaatgtttcattaaatttatttgatgTAGAACTTACACAATCACAATTGGAAGATCTCACTGAAGATAAAATGAGCATGAATGTCAATAAGGACAAGCACAAGGAAGACACCTCTTCAATGGAACCCTCAATCTCTTCTAATCCAATCTCTTAATTAGTGATGTCTTTTACTTTTTGATATGGCACTTGGAGGGTTGGACTTGGATTTTGCCATCAAGGATATTTTGATATGTCATGTaatcattttggttttttattctCTTAATCTAAAATGTCTTTTAGTTTTTGATATGGAACTTGGATGCCATGTAATAatcttggtttttttattatggAACTTTGacatattattgaatttaatagTATGGAGGGTGGAACCTTTTGGACtggtaattttattttgaaggaatGAAAGAATTATttgcttttgttattatttgaatttttattacttgatttatggttgaattataaatttaaatatatgggAGTTGATAACAGGTTGTTCGGGTCATAATCAAATAGGTTGTTAACAAGTTATTTTGTCGACCTTAACATGACCTACTAATTAAACGGGTTAAATGTGTCGTGTTGGGttacccgtttaataaacaagttgtGTTAGGGTTAAGGAGTCCTAACCCCTTTACtaaatgggtcgggttcgtaTTGACCTATATGACATAATACTTACAGCTCAACTTGACACAAATCCGACACATGAACACAAATTGCCACCTCTACTGCTACCAAGGACCTGACCCAAGGGAAGCTTGGCCCAACTTGGGAAGGGCCCTAAAAGGTCACCCATTATTCCAAGCAAGGCAGTTATCACCTGGAAACGTTGGATGGGAAGAAACTACCATGATCATGGAATATTGAGCATTTGAAGATGTACCGTCAATAAATGTAACAGACGATTGTATTTGTGTTTTGAAACAAAGCAATAAAAGTACTATCTAGTTAACATTTCAATGTACTATATGCAAGTCAAGAagtctgaaaaagaaaaaaaaaaaaaatttggctaagtgataagattccgcctagatggatgtaaatcactaacAAAGCCAAgtgacaagatcccttaaatgggtgtaagtcacctaaaaattggctaagtaataagattccacctagacggatgtaaattactGACGAAAccaagtgacaagattccttaaatgggtGAAAATCACCtaaaaattggctaagtaataagattccgcctagacggatgtaaattactgacgaagccaagtgacaagatcccttaaatgggtgtaagtcacccAAAAATTGGTTAAGTGATAAACTACTGCCTAGACGAATGGAAATCACTAACGGGCAAAAGCAAATACTACGCATAAtgaagaacaaacaaacaaaggcaTAAAAATAAAACGGTAAGCATGAATACATTTTGTCTGaattaaaagcccaaaaacaataGGCAAGAAATATTGTTCTAACATTATaattaaaagcccaaaaacatgatgggcacccaaaaaaaaaaaaaaaaggaaaaagaaaaacatagatATCTCTAACAAACAGGTTCAAGCGTTGGCCTTTTCACCACCAACGTTGATAGGGTCTAGAACATATCCTTCGGGGGCAGCGGCAGCAGCCTGAGTAACCTGGGCAGCCTCATCCTCATCCATCTCCTTGTACACCACCTCTCGATCCAAGCTCTCCAGGTCTACTCTAGTGGGGTGCTTGACGAGGTACTGTCTTAGGAGCTCGAAGCATTTGTAGTACTAGCTGAAGAGTAGAGTATTGTACTCATTAGTCTGTTGAAAGGCCTTGATGGACTTGGCTGTGACGGTCTTTACTTTCTCCTTTACGGCTTGGAGTTACTCGTCCTTCTCCAAGGTCAGTTGCCTCTTAGCCCTCAAGTCATCAGACAGGACCCTCGCCTTCTCCTTGGTAGTGTTGGCCTCATCCATGGCTGAGATAAGGTCCTTCCTCAGCTTTGAGTTCTCTACCTCCAAACCCTGCAACTTAGACCCCGCAGATGTGGCCTTTGCCTCCTGGTTTAGGTACTCCGAGGTAATGTGAATGGTctcccccaaaacctaaaaagagAATCCATCTCTCAAAACcatgcaaaagaagaaaaaggtaaaGAAGGCAAATGGTACAAGTTTATTACCTAGATGAGTTTGTGGATGTGACGACCCACAATCTCGTTGGATGGCATGCCAGAAAGGACCTGGAGGTCTTCAGTGGTGAAGGCGTCCTGTGCCCTCATCATTGCAAGGCCAGCGTCGTCCCAGATACTAGACGACCTTGAATCTGCCTTCTCTTTCCCCTTGTCAGCCAAGTGCAGCTTCTTCATTCGGGGGGTGATCTCCTCCACTGAGGTGGTCGAGGAAGCAACCCTCGTCGCTTCCGAGACGAAGGTGACTGAGGTGATGGGAGTCCCTTTTTTCTACTACACGCACTACCCTTTTCCTGAGGTTAGAAATATGCTCGTTCTTCTTCGCCCTCATCTTGACGTACATTTCCTGGTTAAACTTTGTTATCATCTctgcaaaagaaaaacacttaaaaaaggaaaagaaaaagaaagagtgaaGAGAATTCAAGACAGCAATGAATCGAATGAGCACTTACTCTTCTCCTCAATCTTGATGGCAAGAAGAATGTAGACGGAAGGCTCGAGACCTAGGCAGAGACGAGCCAAAGTTCTTGGGTCGACCAGGTCGTCAAAGTCGTCGATCGTCTTCGTGTACTCTATAGCTGCCTCTACGCGACTCTTGTATCTGCTCTTGAGCTTTGGACACTTTTTAACTGCGTAGACACAAGACAGAAAAGTTagcaatgattaaaaaaaaaaagggaaaagaacaAAGGAAAGAGGACTAGCAGAAGGACGATGCACCTAGACTTGGGGCTCTCCAACAACAGAGTAACCTAGGGATATCCCCCCAAACTTCATTGGAAGGAGTCTCCCAATCATCCCCAGACACAAAGAAGAACTTGGATTTCCAATATCAGAAAGACGAGGGCAAATCGGTGATGACCTTAGCCTTCCTAATCCAGGGCACAAGCACATAGTACCTATACTCTTTGAACTCCTTCAGATGGTATAAATACGTGAATTCGTCCACCCTAATCATGTCTCCCTTTGTGATGGCCAGCCATAACTCCATATAGCTGATTACAATCCTCCACGAATTTGGCATAAGTTGCCTAGAAGCGACATTGAAGTGACTCAAAAGCTCCATAATAAAGGGGTGGACTAGAAACCTAAGCCCACACTGGAAAGCGGCCTCATAGAAGCACACATCCCTAGGCAAGAAGTGACAAGCTCATTCCTATTTTTGAGGAAGACGAACCCTAACACTCTTACGAAAACTAAAACCTATCCCTAAACTTGGAAAGGGTTTCAGCATCCAAGTCACACGTTTCTTAGAGGGCGTCGAAAGCCCTAACCTACCTCGGGCCAAAGGTTGCAGTATCATCCTCCCTCTCGATGGGATCGTCACTAAACGACAACCCCGTCTCTAGCTCACTAGATCTTACCTCAGACATAACTCTCTGCTCACCCACAACTCCCTCAAACCAATTTATTGACTCACGAAGCAAAGGAAGCAGATTTGCTAAAGCTAGACCTAAGCCACTACCCCCAAACACAAAGTTCACAATTCAAGAACCAAAAGAATCAGAAGAACCTAAAGAAACCCCTAAACGTgcgaagaaaaatgaaagagagggACAGAGTCTCCTAACTTTAGAGCTATCTACCATGTAACTCAAAGGCaggaaaaacaagaagaaactTCAagtttcgaaaaaaaaaaaaaaaaaaaaaaaaaagaggaaatatAGCACAATCTattaccaaaaaagaacaaagtaGAAGGAAAGAAATCGTACCTCAAAAGAATGAAAGGGAAAGTGCAACAGGGAGCTcggagaagaagaaaagcaaaGCAACTATGGCGAATAAAGGAAAAAGTAAGAAGGAAAGAGAAAGGAGAAGCAGTTTAAAATAGCTGGGCACAAAAAACTGAGAATCAATGGGAAACCCAAAAGATACATGAGTGGAGTATTAAATTCCACCTATCATAATGTACCACATGGCCATGACGCGTATGGCACCGCCACTATGCATTAAATGCGGAGCAGAACCCCAAAAGACATGTCTGGGCAAGGGACCTTTCATCTTCTGTTGGTCGTCATGACACGTAAGGATGACCACAGAACCTGGGGGAGCAGCTGATAGGACCAATGAACCTTCTTTACCAGACAAACCCATTAGACACCTTCGTCTATCTTGCCACATCATGGACAAAGGAACGCAAGCCATTAAATGGAGTATTCAATACCTCAAACAGTTACAAAACCAGCTGTTAGATCGTTGGAAACCCATCAAAACCTACATTACTAAGCCCAAAGGTGTTACAAAATTGGCACTAAAGCCACAATAAAAGCCATAACGGCTAGAAGCGATGGAACCATATATAAACACTCCTCCAAGCCAACTAAGGTACACATTCTGATATACAAATACACCGTAGCTCTGATATCCTAAgctttcatattttttaaaagtttctaTATGTTGATTTTAtcatcggagactttgtggcaaGCGCCACACTAGTGACCACCTAAGGAGGGCTCTTTACTATAGTTGCAGGTATAGGCATGAGGGTGCAAACTCATCTGGATGAACCTGTTCGACTGACGATAATCATATCATCACCACATATAtaaccactaaaaaaaaagaagggtaataatttattttactaaccATATGAAATCCACAAACAGGTTTATTGTCCAAAATAGTTTGAGTTATATTaaagatacaaaaaatttcacaattattaatgTGGTCAATTATTATTAGAGTAATGAAATGTGTGTGAGTctaatatttagttatttacaccattttttaaaactttaatctcaatatatcattttaatagttataaaaaggattgtgaaattttttattctctaaatAAAGCTTTAAATAAGTGGAGAGTTTCTTTAGATAAATGGAAAGTTTCATTAAGCATAGGAAGAAATATAATTCTTTTAGAAGCTTTCTTTACAAcaagattaaaaattttaattttatttcaccATTATCTCATGAGAATGGTATATGCCATATGTTGGTTCAATTTAgcataaaagcccaaaaacccCACTACATTTGGACTTGTAAATGTagactattgcaaaaaaatttgcaattgtgctATAGTGCGATTTTAAatgtagaattgcactgtagcacaattataaaactaaataatagtttttattcAATCTgacttattctctctctttattttttgtgtttttagtcctctctcctctttcaatgattctctctctccttcaatCCTTTCTCCCTCACTCCCACTCTGTCTCTCCATCTCCTACTCCCTGTTTCTCTCGATGTGCAGTGGTGGCTTGTTTGTGGTGGATCTTGGCGTGGCAAGGTCACGATGGTGGTATTTTTTTCCTGCAAGGTCATGGCGTGGTGAGATTGATGGGTTGTGGCAGAGGTAGATGAGGTAAGCAAAGGAGGGTTGCGGGCCTTGCGGCAGAGgtggatctctctctctctctctctctctctctctctctctctctctctccgaatGTCTCTAccgattcaccctcacccatcTCCAAATCCCTTTGCCGATTTACTCATCTAATAAACCCAACACTTTAGATAGCTCTACCCATTTAACTCTTCACTCCAATACTTTCTTTAAACCGAGATCTTCAAAGGTTTTTAGGTTTGGGTTAAGATTTTGTTTGCAAAATCTCAAAACAAAGCTCTGTCGATGTTGGGGGTTTTGAAATAGCAAAACTTGATTCAAAGGCAAAACCACATCATAGTGGTTCATTTTTTCTGGTGTGTTGCGATCCGAGtcatgtttttgtgtgtgtgtgtttttttttcctgctgtgACTGATGCCTAAAGGAAGAGGTGAGTATGGCTAAATTGGGTATGGGTTTGATATGGATGGTGGGTTTGGAGTTTTGGTTCTTCTGGGTTctgcggttttttttttttttttttttttttttttttttttaatatgggtttttgtttcaATAGGATTTTGGTGGGCAGTGGTGGGCATGATGGAGGCACGGTGGTGGTGATTGGGCAGTGGAGGTGCGATGCTAGAGGTTGAAGGAGCTTGTGAGCTTGTGAGACCCACTGATACAAGCggtgacaagttgttaatgaGGAACTGTGAGTGAGTGAGAACTAgggcgaaaatgggtaattacccatcaAAAGCAAACTATATAGTTAAGAGGACCGGTTTACAAACTATATGGATTTTTAGCAACTCGAGCCTTAAAGGCTCGATTTTGGGCCCCTAAATCGAGCCTCTGATGctcgattttcatgggttgTTCGTCTCTGATTTGGCACTTTTTCCAGGTGGCGtctacatggaaatcgagtctctaagactcgatttctaacccaaaaataaaatattaatgacCCAAAATGCAACCCAAAATGCAGAAACAGCGGAAAAAAAAcgcagaaagaaagaaaaaaaaaaaagaaagagaagaagaagaagaagaattggagATCAGCTCAAGCTGACCCAGGCCGCACCAGATCCAGGCCGGCGACACAGGCCGCGCGCGATAGATCCAAGTCGCCGCGCGACCCAGGTCGCACGGCGACCCAGTTCGCGCGGCGACCCAGGTCACACCGCGACCCAGGTCGCGCGGCGAACCCAGGTCGCACGCGCGGCGAACCCAGGTCGCGAGGCGAACCCAGGTCGCACTGCGACCCAGGTCGCGCGGCGAACCCAGGTCGcacgggttttttttttttctttcttctctgatgAACACCTTCttctctgggtttttttttttttttttttttttttgttgacttATGTACACGTTGGTGCTGcccttgtggtttttttttttgttttctttttaaatgtaaatcgagtcttagagactcgatttccatgtagaCGCCACCTGGGAGAAGTGCCAAATCAGAGACGAAcaacccatgaaaatcgagCATTAGAGGCTCGATTTAGGGGCCCAAAATCGAGCCTTTAAGGCTCGAGTTACTAAAAATCCATATAGTTTGTAAACCGGTCCTCTTAACTATATAGTTTGCTttttatgggtaattacccattttcgccgAGAACTAGAGAGAAGcacaaagaaaggaaaaaaaaaatggtatggttagacaaaacaaatgaagatgGAAGATAAAGGAATGGAGGAGAAAAcacgaaaaaataaaaaacaaaaaaggagatGGAAGATAAAGGAATGGAGGAGTTTAGAAGAAGGTGAAAAGTAAAGGTATGGAGGAGTTTGGAAGGTACATATgcgtgtggaggagaaaaaacaaaaaaacaaaaaaaaaatattttattatatagatatattattttaatgagtagaataggaatATAAAAATTGAGGTGCtaagtatattaaaaaattgtattatataattgataaagtaagattttaaaataataaaataaaatgagatagGATTTGCAGCCCAGTAAATCATTTTCATTTCGTAAATAACAGCTAAATTCCATGGACACTTAATCATATGGACACACGTGGATACTGTTATCCTGTCTGTCTTCATTTTAAGAAAACAGGTGGTTTGGTTCTCACACTCCAAATCTCCAGGGATGAATGGATGGTGGATTTTACCCTTGAAATCCGGTGTgcgctttatttttattttttttaataggaaaaacTGTGTGCCCGAAGTAACTTAAGTGGCTAGGGTCCCACGttgaaaattattagatattttaaagtattataaatgtatatcttttatatatatatatatatgttaagtcttattatgaatttaattaataaatttaatcatttatgtaagggaaaaaaatacacatttataATACTATACTCGgaaatatacaataattttccttaaaCGTTAAAATTACTTTGTTATCACCGAAAGCATATGGGACTGAGTATAATAaaggaaaaacccaaaaagtttcttaaaaaaataagaacccAAATTTACCCCTATATAATTAATGCGACCATTTACTCTTAGAAGGGCATCATAGTCAATATCTGGGGGAAAAAACTATTGGCTTCGTAGATCCAAAACCACTGGCAAATGCTCTAGCCTCTGgtatttttcccaaaactggTAGCTACTAGCTACCCATCTCTCCCTATATATAAGTGACCCCTCCATACCATTTGATTCAACAACCACAAATCCTTGTTATATCACTATTATTATTTGCTACATAAAGTTTACGATTATTTGATTCCAATTGTGCAAGATCAAACATCAGTGTTGTGAAGAGTGGAAAGATGAGTTCAACAAGAAAAGCTGTTGTAGCAGTGAGTGTTGGAGTTGTGGAAGCCATGAAAGACCAGGGGATCTGCAGGTGGAATTTTATCATAAGATCAGCGCAACAACATGCGAAGAATAATCTCAGGTCGATTTCCCAGACCAGGAACCTTTCTTCTTCAACTTCTGCTATGGGTTCAAGCAAATTGAGAGACGAGAAAATGAAGCAGTCAGAGGAGTCTCTGAGGAAAGTCATGTACTTGAGCTGTTGGGGTCCCAATTGAAGGCAGTatattcttaatatatatagTCAGCTGAAGAAGGTGATCAACTGAGCATACGAGTGAGTTCTGATGGAACTTCGTTGTGTAGAAAAGACTTCAGGATTAACGGGGTACAAGAGATTTTATACATGGCTTGTTGGTGGGAAATGTCAGGCCGAGCTGGTCATGGAGGAAATTACAGACTGAATTATAATGTGCTCTTCCCTCTGCTCTAGTATGATGACTAGAGTAGCGGTTTACCGTTTGTCAATTATTGCTGAAACCAAACCATGTATATGTCTATTCACGCACTGGTACTGACAACGAAAGTTATTGAAGGCTATTAATCTTCTTGAAACGAAATGTGCATAtgggggctttttttttttctttttttttttttttttaaccgagggaaataatgtttcttttagttatgcaataatttaatataaatttttttttagaaggaattTAATATGAAGTTGATTAGTTgattctaaaaagaaaattaatatgaaGTTATTTAACTTACCCTAAGGTTAGGATTAATACCAACCAAGACAAATTTGAACATTTAAAATTAactaataacttaaaaaaattagctaataaatatttattctcTAAGTATTTCTAAGCAATtttcaagggaatattttgttaaaaaaattatgttccaTTTATTGCAAATACCCAAAAAAGCTAAATCAGCCAAGAGTCTTttaacttatcttttttttcttttcttttatttttaagtcaaGAGTCTTTTAATTGAATTGACAtattctaatatttttaaatatttaagattcaaaataacttttaaaattgtcagattattgaaaaaaaaaaatcaaattgcgATAGTTTGTAATCCCTTGCACCCATGCCTAAATTAATCATATTAGAAAATGCATCAACTGCCAAACTTGATATTTTCACTTAATTTATTGTTAAAGTAATGATTGtcctaaaaaatttattgttaaagtAATGATTgtcctaaaattttaaactattaagatgtcataaatttaatcatttaattacataattctaacacttaTTTTTATGTGTAAATTGAAACTACTTTTTAATAGGTGAAGCTTACTATTAAATATAAGGTAAATTAGAGGAGACAGAAATCGAACTCAAGATATCCTATTCAGA
This genomic window contains:
- the LOC126695462 gene encoding uncharacterized protein LOC126695462, with translation MSSTRKAVVAVSVGVVEAMKDQGICRWNFIIRSAQQHAKNNLRSISQTRNLSSSTSAMGSSKLRDEKMKQSEESLRKVMYLSCWGPN